Genomic window (Desulfovibrio aminophilus):
AGAGCAGGCGTCTGTCGATGGGCGACATGGGCGGCTCCTTATTCGTTGTTGTCCGGGGCTTCCGGGACTTCGGGCACCGGACCCACCCCCTTGCCCAGGAAGACGTAGTCGAAGACGGTCTTCACCGAGGGGCCCGCGCCCGATCCGCCGTGCAGGCCGTGCTCGACCATGGCCACCACCACCACGCGGCGGTCGCCCCGCTCGGCGAAGCCCGCCATCCAGGCGTGGTCGCGCATGTGGTAGGGAATCTTGTCCTCGGGCATGGCCTTGAGTTCGTCGGTGAGGCGCACCACCTGGGCCGTGCCGGTCTTGGCCCCGGCCGTGACCCCGGGGGTCTGGACGCGGCGGCAGGTGCCGCGCGGATCCTCCACGGTGGCCACCATGTCCTTCTTGATGATCGCCCGCTGGGCGTCGGTGAGCGGCAGGCGGCCCTGGAGCACGGGCGGGTCGCCGTGGATCAGGTTCGGCTTGAGCAGGCGGCCGCCGTTGATGAGCGCGGCGATGTAGCGGGCCACCTGCAGGGGCGAGACCTGGGTGTAGCCCTGGCCGATGGCGAAGTTCAGGTCCTCGCCCTTGGTCCATTTCTGGCCGAAGCGCTTGAGCTTCCATTCCCGGGTGGGGATGTTGCCGCCCTTTTCGTGGGGCAGGTCGATGCCGGTGGGTTTGCCGAACCCGGCGGCGAAGGCGAACTCGCTGATGCGGTCCACGCCGAGCTTCATGCCGAGCTTGTAGAAGTACACGTCGCAGGACTGGACCAGGGCCTGCTCCAGGTCCACGGAGCCGTGTCCGCCCCGGCGCCAGCAGCGGAACACGTGGTTGCCCAGGGCCAGGGAGCCCTGGCAGAAGGCCGTCTCGCGCGGATCGAGCATGTTGGCCATGAAGCCCGCCCCGGCCATGACCAGCTTGAACACCGAGCCCGGCGGGTAGACGCTCTGGGTGGCCCGGTTCTGCAGGGGGTGCATGGGGTCGTCGCGCAAGGCCTTCCACTGCTCCGGGGTGAGCCCGGCGGTGAAGGCGTTGGAGTCGAAGGACGGCGCGCTGACCAGGGCCAGAAGCTCGCCGGTGTCCGGGTCCATGGCCACCACGCTGCCCGCCTTGCCCTCCATCTGGCGGGCGATGGTGGCCTGCAGGCCGAGGTCGATGGACAGGACGATGTCCTCGCCGCTCTTGGGCTTCTTGATCAGGGACTCGGAGAGCCTGCGGCCCGTGGCGTCCACCTCCATCTGGCGCACGCCCTTGGTCCCGCGCAGCCGCCGTTCGAGCATCTGCTCCAGGCCGTTCTTGCCCACATAGTCGCCCAGGGCCAGGCTGGAGTCCTTCTCCAGGTCGTCCTCGCTGGCGTCGCCCACGTAGCCGAGCACGTGCGCCAGGAGGTGGCCGAACTTGTAGTAGCGCCGGGAGCGGACCACGATCTCCAGCCCGGGCCAGCGCAGATGGTTGGCCTCCACGGCGGCCACCTGCTCGAAGTCCAGGTCCGGCACGATGAGCATGGGTTCGAAGGGTTTCACCCGCTTGCGGCCCCGGCGGTAGGTGTCCTGGAGCTTGTCCATGGGCGTGCCGGTGATGCGCGAAATCTCGGCCAGGGTGGCGTCCAGGCTCTTCACGTCCTCGCGCACGAGGCCCAGGGCGTAGGCCGGCTCGTTGACGGCCACCATGGTCCCGCCCCGGTCCAGGACCAGCCCGCGCGGGGCGAACACCGGCTCCTGGCGCAGCTGGTTCTCCTTGGCCTTCTCGGCGTATTCCTCGCCCTTGTGCACCTGGAGGTACCAGAGGCGCAGGGCGAAGACGCAGAACAGCCCGAGGATGCAGGCCTGGAGCAGGAGCAGGCCGGAGCGGGGCGGCTGCTGCTCGCGGGAGTCATACAGGTTGGCCATCGTCCCTCAGCCGCGCAGGATAGAACCGGTCCACGAGGAACCAGATCGAGGGGAAGACCACGACCTGGATCATGGATTCCCAGATCACCCGGTCCAGGGGCACGCCCTTCACCGAGAGGGTGGCCATGGCGTAGGTCTGGAGGAAATGCAGCAGGCCCATGACGAGCCCCAGCAGGGTCATGAACGGGAGGCTGCGGGGCTGGAAATAGTCCTGGCCCAGGGAGACGAGCAGGTAGAGGGCCCAGTACCAGATGACCGAGGCCCCGAAGTGCTGGCTGCCCAGGCCCTCCTGCAGGAGCACCCAGGCCAGGGCCAGGACCAGGGCCCGCGCCCGTCCCTCGACCTGGAGGCTGAAGACCAGCCCCGGGGCCAGGAAGTCCACGCCGGGCACGAGGGCCTCGGCCCAGACTCCGGCCGCCGCGAAGCCCGCCCACCAGAGGGCGCGCAACATGTCAGATTCCCCCGCCGGCGGCCGGGGGGGCGTCCCGCCGCCGCAGGACCAGAACCTCTTCCAGGGCCTCGAAATCCATGAGCGGCTCGGCCGTGATGTCCAGGAACAGGGAGAGGTCCGAGCGCTCCACCTTGAGCACCCGGGCCACGGGCAGGCCCTTGGGGAAGGAGTCGGAGAGCCCGGAGGTCACCAGCAGTTCGCCGGGCTCGATGGGCGCGTTCAGGTTCACGTACTTGAGCTCCATCTCCCGCCCCGGCCCGCGTCCGGCCAGCACCCCGGCCGCCCGGTTGTTCTGGCCGATGACCGCGATGCGGCTGTTCACGTCGTGCAGGAGCAGGACCGTGGAGGCGCTCAGGCCCGCGCGCAGGATGCGGCCCACCACGCCGCGGGGCGTGACCACGGGCTGGTCCGCGCCCGCGCCCTGGAGCGTGCCCCGGTCCAGGACCAGGGTCTCCAGCAGGGCGTTGGGCCCCAGCCGGTGGGCGATGACCCGGGCGCCCTCGGCCACCCAGTCCGGCGCGGGGGTGAAGCCCAGGAGCTGCTCCATGCGCGCGCTGGCCCGGGCCTGCTCGCGCAGGGAGGTGTTGTCCATGAGCAGCCGGTCCACCTCGTCGCGCAGGCGGTCGTTCTCCTCCCGCAGGCCGATGAGGTGGATGTACCGGCGCCAGAACGACACGGCCTGGTCCGCCACCCACGTGCCCGGCTTGAGCACGAGTCTCGCGGCGTCCAGGCCGGTGTTTTCGGCGAGTCGGTCCAGATGCCCGGTCCGAATGTTCCAGGTGTACAGGCTCAGATAGACGAACAGGCCCGTGAGGACGATGACTGCGATGCGCTTGAGCTTCACATTAGTCTGCGCAGATGTCCTTATAGAGGTCGATATGTTCCAGGGCCTTGCCGGACCCCTTGACCACGGCCGTGAGCGGGTCGTCCACCACCGTGATGGGCAGCTGGGTCTCGTGCTGGAGCAGGGCGTCCAGGCCGCGCAGCAGCGCGCCGCCGCCGGTGAGCACGATGCCCCGGTCCACGATGTCCGCCGCCAGTTCCGGCGGCGTCTGCTCCAGGGCGATGCGCACGCCCTGGACGATGCCCTCCACCTGCTCGGAGATGGCCTCGCGGACCTCCTCGGCGGTGATGATGCGGTTCTGCGGGATGCCGGTGACCAGGTCGCGGCCCTTGACCTCCATCTCGGAGATCCCGTCCACGGGGTAGGCCGTGCCGATGGTCATCTTGATCTCCTCGGCCGTGGATTCGCCGATGAGCATGTTGTACTTGCGCTTGACGTGCTGCATGATGGCCTCGTCCATCTTGTCGCCGCCGATGCGCACGCTCTTGGCGTAGACGATGCCGGAGAGCGAGATGACCGCGATCTCGGTGGTGCCGCCGCCGATGTCCACGACCATGTTCGAGGTGGGCTCGGTGATCGGCAGGTTGGCGCCGATGGCCGCGGCCATGGGCTCCTCGATGAGGTAGACCTCGCGCGCCCCGGCGCTCTGGGCGCTTTCCTTGACCGCGCGCTTCTCCACCTGGGTGATGCCGGTGGGCACGCAGATCATGATCCGGGGCCGCACGAGCCGCCGGGAGTTGTGCACCTTGGAAATGAAGTGGCGGAGCATGGCCTCGGTGACCTCGAAGTCGGCGATGACGCCGTCCTTCATGGGCCGGATGGCCACGATGTTGCCCGGCGTGCGGCCGAGCATGCGCTTGGCCTCCGCGCCCACGGCGAGCACGGTCTTGCCGCCGCGCGAGTCCTTCTTCACCGCCACCACCGACGGTTCGGAGAGAAGCACGCCCTTGCCCTTGACGTAGACCAGGGTGTTGGCGGTGCCCAGGTCGATGGCCAGGTCCGTGGAGAAGGCCCCGAGAACTTTGTTCAGCAGTTTGCCCATATGTGTTTTGGCTCCTGGAGGGGGGATGCCGTCGGCTTCCCTTGCTTCGGCCGCACTTTCGGCTATTGTAGCGAAACGGCTGCGCGATTGGTAGCAGAAGACGGTGCGTCAAGCAAGCGCGGCCCACGAATCGCGCAAAGGCGGACCGAGCATGCGGCCTTTTCCCTCCCTTTCCGAAGCCCTGCGCCGCGCCTTCGGCCGGAAGGTCTGGAAGATTCCCCTGGACGCGGGCTTCTCCTGCCCCAACCGGGACGGCGCGCTCTCGCGACGGGGTTGCGCCTTCTGCAACGAGCGGGGCTCGGGCACGGGCCTGGCCGCCTCCGGGCTCTCGCTGCGGGAGCAGTGGGATCTCTGGCGCGATCGTCTGGCCAGATCGCGCGGGGCCGACCGCTTCCTGGCCTACCTGCAATCCTATTCCAATACCTACGGGCCGCCGGAACGGCTGGCCGCCGTGCTGGACGAACTGCGCGGCCTGCCCGGGCTGGCCGGGGTCTGCATCGGCACCCGGCCGGACTGCCTGGACGGCGGGAAGATCGCCCTGCTGGCCGGTCTGAAACTGCCCTGGGTGCAGCTGGACCTGGGCCTGCAGTCCGCCGATCCGGCCACGCTCACGCGGATCAACCGGGGCCACGACCCGGCCTGCTTCGCCCGGGCGGCGGAGGAGGCGGCCTCGGCCGGACTCCTGGTCTGCGCCCACCTCATGGCCGGGTTGCCCGGCGAGGGCCGGGAGGCCTTCCTGGCCGGCGTGGACTTCATCAACGACCTGCCCGTGGCCGGGATCAAGCTGCACAACACCCTGGTGCTCAAGGGCACGGAGTTGGCCAAGGACTGGGCGGCCGGGGAATACGAGCCGCCGGGGCTTCCGGACTACGCGGAATGGGCCGCCGAGGCCGTGGACCGGCTGCGGCCGGACATCGTGGTCCAGCGCCTCTGCGCCGACCCGGCCCCGGGCGAGCTGCTGGCCCCGGCCTGGGCCTCGGACAAGGCCGGGGTGCTGGCCGCCGTCCGGGCCGGGCTGGAGGCGCGGGGATTCGCCCCGCTCGGATGACCATCGGGAGGACGCCATGCCGGAGATCGTGACCGCCGGGCCGCTGGCCCTGGCGCTGGAATGGGAGGACGGCCGGATCACGGAGATCGGCCTGCGCTGGTCCGAGGGACTTGCGGCCACGCCGGGGCCTTCCGAGACCGCCCGGGCCGTGGGCCGGACCCTGGAGCGCTACGTGCGCGGCGAGACCGTGCGCTGGCCCGACCTGCCCCTGGCCCTGGAGCGGGTGAGCCGGTTCATCCGCGAGATCCTCCTGACCCTGGTCCGCGAGGCGCCCCAGGGCATGGTGGTCAGCTATGGGGAATTGGCCCGGCTCGGCGGCAGGCCCGGGGCGGCCCGGGCCGTGGGCCGGGCCATGGCCGCCAACCGCTGGCCCTTGATCCTGCCCTGCCACCGGGTGCTCGGCGCGCGCGGCGCGCTCACCGGCTTCAGCAATCCGGCCGGGCTGGCCATGAAGGAGTTTCTGCTGCGCCTGGAGGGGGTGCTTTGACGGGGCTCAGGACCCGAAGCAGGAACGGCCGTCGGGCATGATGTCCGCGGGCAGCACCAGGTTGTGGAAGCGCATGACCAGGCGGCGCACGCATTGGGCGCTGGCCTCGGGCTTGTCGCAGTAGTTCGCGAGCATGGCCCGCGTGATCTCGGTGTCCAGGTTCACGGCCAGGGCCCGGAAGGGGCAGCTCTTGCAGAGCGGGGCGTGCGGGCAGGAATCACATCGTTCGTGGCACATGACGTCTCCTCCGGGCGGCCGGCTCATGCTTCCAGGGGTTGGTCCCCGCCGTCCGCTTCCGCGAGCAGTTCCGTGATTTCGATGAGTGCTCCGCAGGCGGCCAGCGGCCGCCCGTCCGGGTCGGTCTCCAGGTCGGCCAGGGCCAGCGCCATGCGCGGCCAGGGCTCGGCCTCCGGGTCCAGGCGCGAGGAAAAGCGGAACAGGCCGTTGACGGGCCCTTCTCCGGCCAGCAGCTTCGGCACCCATTGCCGCACCAGGACCCGGTCCTCGGGATGGATGCGCGAGAACAGGATCTCCCGGTCGATGGGCTCGGGCGTCTCGGCATAGCCGAACATGCGCTGGATGGGCCGTGAGAGGAACAGGCGTCCGGTGCGGAGATCCTTTTCCCAGTAGCCGACCCCGGCGGCCAGCCGCCGCAGGATGAGCGGGGTGTCGCCGTCCTCGGGCCGGGAGAGCAGGTACTTGAGCCAGACCTGGCGGGAGGGGCGGAAAAGGTCGGCGGGCTTCACGCCCAGGGCCAGACAGAGCTTGTGGATCACGCCGAAGGAGGGCGAGGACAGGCCCCGCTCGATCATGCCGACGTATTGCTCGGTGACGCCGATGCGCTCGGCCAGTTGAGCCTGGGTCATGGCGCGCTCCTCGCGCAGGGCGCGGACCCGCTGGCCGAAAAGAATCTTCAGGGAGAGCTCTGGCATGACCGATAGCTACCAATTCCGAGGCGAATGGGAACAAAACCACAGTTTGTGTCCCTGGAAAGACGCAGTATGGGATCGCGACATTTATTCGCAATGATTCATTTTTTTGTACATGGCAACGGACAGCGAAGAGATATAGACGGACCGTCTCGGCGGAAACGTCCCAAACGACGCGGGCCGCCGGAGCATCATGCCCGGCGGCCCGCGCTGCGTCAGCGGAATTTCGGCGGGTCAGCGGCTCATCCGACGCTGGAGTCGGGCCCGGATGAAGATGGCGATGAGGTTCATGCCGAGCACCAGGGCGATGAGCACGAGGGCCGTGCCGTACTGGAGGTGGCGGGTCTTCTCGATTTCGGTTCCGGCCGTGGCCAGGACGTAGATGTGGTAGGGCAGGGCCATGACGTCGTCCAGGACGGAGGTCGGCATGAGCGGGGTGAAGAACACGGCGGCCGTGAACATGATCGCGGCGGTCTCCCCGGCGGCCCGGCTGATGCCCAGGATGGAGCCGGTGAGGATGCCGGGCAGGGCGGCGGGCAGGACCACCTTGGAGATGGTCTGCCACTTGGTGGCGCCCAGGCCCAGGGAGGCCTCGCGGTAGGTCTGGGGCACGGAGCGCAGGGCCTCCTCGGTGGTGCCGATGACCACCGGCAGGGTCAGCGCGCCCAGGGTCAGGGCTCCGGCGGCGATGGACACGCCGAGGTGCAGGACCGTGACGAAGAAGGCCAGGCCGAAGAGGCCGAAGACCACCGAGGGCACTCCGGCCAGGTTGGAGATGCCCAGGCGGATGAGCCGCAGGAGGCGGCCCGGCCGGGCGTATTCATGAAGATAGATGGCCGAGGCCACGCCCAGGGGCAGGGCCACGACCATGGAGCCGAAGCTGAGCAGGAACGTGCCGAGAATGCAGGGGAAGATGCCGCCCTCGGTCATGGAGTTGCGCGGGGCCTCGGTGAGGAATTCCCAGCTGATGGCCGAGACGCCGTTGAACAGAAGGAACCCGAGGATCACGGCCAGGGCCAGGGCGTTGACCAGCACCGCCGCCCGGAAGACCCAGAAGACGCCGGTCTGCAGGGCCTTGCGGCGATTGTCCCGGGCGCGGGCCTGGTCCTCGGGGAGGAAGCGGGAGAGGCCGTGGGCGGCTGTCGCGTCGACCTGCATGGGGACTCCTAGAGCGTGGCCGCGCCGACCTGCTTGTACTTGTGCGCGATGTGGTCGGCGACGATGTTGAAGAGCAGGGTGAAGACGAAGAGCACCATGCCGATGGCGAACAGGGCGTAGTAGTGCTCGCTCTGGAACGGGGCCTCGCCCATCTCGGCGGCGATGCTCGCGGGCATGGGCCGCACGGGGTCGAAGATGGAGGTGGGGATGAGCCCCGCGCCTCCGGCCACCATGAGCACGACCATGGTCTCGCCGATGGAGCGGGACATGCCCAGGATCACGGCCGTGCTGATGCCCGAGAGCGAGGCGGGCACGATGACCCGGCCCAGGGTCTCCAGGTGCGTGGCGCCCAGGGCCAGGGAGGCCTCCTTGAGTTCCGTGGGCACGGCGAAGATGGCGTCCTCGGACACGCTGGTGATGGTCGGCACGGACATGAACGCCAGCATGAGCGAGGCGTTGAACAGGTTCAGGCCCGTGGCCACGTGGAAGGTGTCCTGCAGGAAGGGCGCGACCACGACCATGCCGAAGAAGCCGATGACCACCGAGGGCAGCGAGGCCAGCAGCTCGATCACCGGCTTGAAGATTTCGCGCACCCGGGGGCTGGCGATCTCGGCCAGGTAGATGGCGGTCATCACTCCCAGGGGGATGGCGATGCACGAGGACAGCACCGTGACCGCGATGGAGCCCGCGATGAGCGGCAGGATGCCGAGCACCGGCGGATCCTCGGTGGGGTACCAGAGGTGGCCGAAGAGGAACTCGCCGGGCGAGACCACCTTGAACACCGGCAGGCCCTCGGCGAACAGGAAGAGCATGATCAGGAAGAGCACGAGGATGCAGGTGGTGGCCGTGCCCAGGAACGAGGATTGGATGAGCCGCTCGCGGGTGGTGCGCTGGAGCTTCAGGGCCTTGAGCAGGAGCATGCCGCCCGCGACAAGGGCCAGGAAGGCGGCGGCGATGTCGTAGCCGTTGGCGCGGGCCGAGGCGCGGTGGCGGATGAGCCCGGCGAGCACGTCCAGGGCTGTCCGGTCCTTGGGCGGGGCGGCCGTGTAGGCCCGGTCCTGGCGCAGATACTTGGCCAGGCGCTCCAGCTCCTCCAGCGAGCCCTGGAGGCGGGTTTCGGCCGCCGCGGCGTCCGCCTCGACCTGGGCCCGCTGGGTCAACTCGAATTCGACGTTGCGCTGGACCTCGCGCAGGGCCCGGGCCACGCCGGGATACTCCTCGCCCGCGCGCGCCAGCGCGTCGATCTTGAGCAGGGCCAGCCCTTCCGCCTCGCTGTGCCGCGAGGCGGCCTGTCCGAGCAGGAACAGGCCCAGGGCCAGGGCCAGGAGGATGCCGACGGAAAGATGGAAACGATTCACCGGGAGCACCTCGAACACGTTGGGGGCCGCCATCCCGCGCCGACGCCGGAACGGCATGCCCCGCCGGAACGGCGCGGACCGTTCCGGCGGGGCGTCTGGACCGTTTCCGACTACTTCTTCAGCGGCACGAAGCCGATCTCGTCGGCCAGCTTCTGGCCGGCGGGCGAGAGCATGAAGTCCACCAGCCCCTTGGCGTCGCCCTTGGGCTCGCCGGGGGTGTAGAGGTTCAGCCCGCGGGAGACGGGGTAGCTCTTGTTCAGGGCGGTCTCGGCGTTGCCCATGACGCCGCCCACGCTGACCTGCTTGATTTCCTTGTTCAGGTAGCCGAGGCCGATGTAGCCGACGGCCAGCTTGTTCTTGGACACGGCCTGGACCACGGCGCCGTTGGAGGCCTGGAGC
Coding sequences:
- the mrdA gene encoding penicillin-binding protein 2, producing MANLYDSREQQPPRSGLLLLQACILGLFCVFALRLWYLQVHKGEEYAEKAKENQLRQEPVFAPRGLVLDRGGTMVAVNEPAYALGLVREDVKSLDATLAEISRITGTPMDKLQDTYRRGRKRVKPFEPMLIVPDLDFEQVAAVEANHLRWPGLEIVVRSRRYYKFGHLLAHVLGYVGDASEDDLEKDSSLALGDYVGKNGLEQMLERRLRGTKGVRQMEVDATGRRLSESLIKKPKSGEDIVLSIDLGLQATIARQMEGKAGSVVAMDPDTGELLALVSAPSFDSNAFTAGLTPEQWKALRDDPMHPLQNRATQSVYPPGSVFKLVMAGAGFMANMLDPRETAFCQGSLALGNHVFRCWRRGGHGSVDLEQALVQSCDVYFYKLGMKLGVDRISEFAFAAGFGKPTGIDLPHEKGGNIPTREWKLKRFGQKWTKGEDLNFAIGQGYTQVSPLQVARYIAALINGGRLLKPNLIHGDPPVLQGRLPLTDAQRAIIKKDMVATVEDPRGTCRRVQTPGVTAGAKTGTAQVVRLTDELKAMPEDKIPYHMRDHAWMAGFAERGDRRVVVVAMVEHGLHGGSGAGPSVKTVFDYVFLGKGVGPVPEVPEAPDNNE
- the mreC gene encoding rod shape-determining protein MreC; translated protein: MKLKRIAVIVLTGLFVYLSLYTWNIRTGHLDRLAENTGLDAARLVLKPGTWVADQAVSFWRRYIHLIGLREENDRLRDEVDRLLMDNTSLREQARASARMEQLLGFTPAPDWVAEGARVIAHRLGPNALLETLVLDRGTLQGAGADQPVVTPRGVVGRILRAGLSASTVLLLHDVNSRIAVIGQNNRAAGVLAGRGPGREMELKYVNLNAPIEPGELLVTSGLSDSFPKGLPVARVLKVERSDLSLFLDITAEPLMDFEALEEVLVLRRRDAPPAAGGGI
- a CDS encoding rod shape-determining protein; protein product: MGKLLNKVLGAFSTDLAIDLGTANTLVYVKGKGVLLSEPSVVAVKKDSRGGKTVLAVGAEAKRMLGRTPGNIVAIRPMKDGVIADFEVTEAMLRHFISKVHNSRRLVRPRIMICVPTGITQVEKRAVKESAQSAGAREVYLIEEPMAAAIGANLPITEPTSNMVVDIGGGTTEIAVISLSGIVYAKSVRIGGDKMDEAIMQHVKRKYNMLIGESTAEEIKMTIGTAYPVDGISEMEVKGRDLVTGIPQNRIITAEEVREAISEQVEGIVQGVRIALEQTPPELAADIVDRGIVLTGGGALLRGLDALLQHETQLPITVVDDPLTAVVKGSGKALEHIDLYKDICAD
- a CDS encoding TIGR01212 family radical SAM protein (This family includes YhcC from E. coli K-12, an uncharacterized radical SAM protein.), whose translation is MRPFPSLSEALRRAFGRKVWKIPLDAGFSCPNRDGALSRRGCAFCNERGSGTGLAASGLSLREQWDLWRDRLARSRGADRFLAYLQSYSNTYGPPERLAAVLDELRGLPGLAGVCIGTRPDCLDGGKIALLAGLKLPWVQLDLGLQSADPATLTRINRGHDPACFARAAEEAASAGLLVCAHLMAGLPGEGREAFLAGVDFINDLPVAGIKLHNTLVLKGTELAKDWAAGEYEPPGLPDYAEWAAEAVDRLRPDIVVQRLCADPAPGELLAPAWASDKAGVLAAVRAGLEARGFAPLG
- a CDS encoding methylated-DNA--[protein]-cysteine S-methyltransferase, translating into MPEIVTAGPLALALEWEDGRITEIGLRWSEGLAATPGPSETARAVGRTLERYVRGETVRWPDLPLALERVSRFIREILLTLVREAPQGMVVSYGELARLGGRPGAARAVGRAMAANRWPLILPCHRVLGARGALTGFSNPAGLAMKEFLLRLEGVL
- a CDS encoding helix-turn-helix transcriptional regulator, with the translated sequence MPELSLKILFGQRVRALREERAMTQAQLAERIGVTEQYVGMIERGLSSPSFGVIHKLCLALGVKPADLFRPSRQVWLKYLLSRPEDGDTPLILRRLAAGVGYWEKDLRTGRLFLSRPIQRMFGYAETPEPIDREILFSRIHPEDRVLVRQWVPKLLAGEGPVNGLFRFSSRLDPEAEPWPRMALALADLETDPDGRPLAACGALIEITELLAEADGGDQPLEA
- the pstA gene encoding phosphate ABC transporter permease PstA — its product is MQVDATAAHGLSRFLPEDQARARDNRRKALQTGVFWVFRAAVLVNALALAVILGFLLFNGVSAISWEFLTEAPRNSMTEGGIFPCILGTFLLSFGSMVVALPLGVASAIYLHEYARPGRLLRLIRLGISNLAGVPSVVFGLFGLAFFVTVLHLGVSIAAGALTLGALTLPVVIGTTEEALRSVPQTYREASLGLGATKWQTISKVVLPAALPGILTGSILGISRAAGETAAIMFTAAVFFTPLMPTSVLDDVMALPYHIYVLATAGTEIEKTRHLQYGTALVLIALVLGMNLIAIFIRARLQRRMSR
- the pstC gene encoding phosphate ABC transporter permease subunit PstC → MKLQRTTRERLIQSSFLGTATTCILVLFLIMLFLFAEGLPVFKVVSPGEFLFGHLWYPTEDPPVLGILPLIAGSIAVTVLSSCIAIPLGVMTAIYLAEIASPRVREIFKPVIELLASLPSVVIGFFGMVVVAPFLQDTFHVATGLNLFNASLMLAFMSVPTITSVSEDAIFAVPTELKEASLALGATHLETLGRVIVPASLSGISTAVILGMSRSIGETMVVLMVAGGAGLIPTSIFDPVRPMPASIAAEMGEAPFQSEHYYALFAIGMVLFVFTLLFNIVADHIAHKYKQVGAATL